One stretch of Macrotis lagotis isolate mMagLag1 chromosome 7, bilby.v1.9.chrom.fasta, whole genome shotgun sequence DNA includes these proteins:
- the FBXL14 gene encoding F-box/LRR-repeat protein 14, protein METHISCLFPELLAMIFGYLDVRDKGRAAQVCAAWRDAAYHKSVWRGVEAKLHLRRANPSLFPSLQARGIRRVQILSLRRSLSYVIQGMANIESLNLSGCYNLTDNGLGHAFVQEIGSLRALNLSLCKQITDSSLGRIAQYLKGLEVLELGGCSNITNTGLLLIAWGLQRLKSLNLRSCRHLSDVGIGHLAGMTRSAAEGCLGLEQLTLQDCQKLTDLSLKHISRGLGGLRLLNLSFCGGISDAGLLHLSHMGSLRSLNLRSCDNISDTGIMHLAMGSLRLSGLDVSFCDKVGDQSLAYIAQGLDGLKSLSLCSCHISDDGINRMVRQMHGLRTLNIGQCVRITDKGLELIAEHLSQLTGIDLYGCTRITKRGLERITQLPCLKVLNLGLWQMTESEKVR, encoded by the coding sequence atggAGACCCACATCTCGTGCCTCTTCCCGGAGCTGCTGGCCATGATCTTCGGCTACCTGGACGTCCGGGACAAGGGGCGCGCGGCGCAGGTGTGCGCGGCCTGGCGGGACGCCGCCTACCACAAGTCTGTGTGGCGGGGGGTGGAGGCCAAGCTGCACCTGCGCCGCGCCAACCCCTCGCTGTTCCCCAGCCTGCAGGCCCGGGGCATCCGGCGGGTGCAGATCCTCAGCCTGCGCCGCAGCCTCAGCTACGTGATCCAGGGCATGGCCAACATCGAGAGCCTGAACCTGAGCGGCTGCTACAACCTCACGGACAACGGGCTGGGCCACGCCTTCGTGCAGGAGATCGGCTCGCTGCGGGCGCTCAACCTCAGCCTCTGCAAGCAGATCACCGACAGCAGCCTGGGCCGCATCGCCCAGTACCTCAAGGGCCTGGAGGTGCTGGAGCTGGGCGGCTGCAGCAACATCACCAACACCGGGCTGCTGCTGATCGCCTGGGGGCTGCAGCGCCTCAAGAGCCTCAACCTGCGCAGCTGCCGCCACCTCTCGGACGTGGGCATCGGGCACTTGGCCGGCATGACCCGCAGCGCCGCCGAGGGCTGCCTGGGTTTGGAGCAGCTCACTCTGCAGGACTGCCAGAAGCTCACCGACCTGTCCCTCAAGCACATCTCCAGGGGCCTGGGAGGGCTGCGGCTGCTGAACCTCAGCTTCTGCGGGGGCATCTCGGACGCCGGCCTCCTGCACCTGTCCCACATGGGGAGCCTGCGCAGCCTCAACCTGCGCTCCTGCGACAACATCAGCGACACCGGCATCATGCACCTGGCCATGGGCAGCCTGCGCCTCTCCGGCCTGGACGTGTCCTTCTGTGACAAAGTGGGAGACCAGAGCTTAGCCTACATCGCCCAGGGACTGGACGGCCTCAagtccctttccctttgctcttGCCATATCAGTGACGACGGCATCAATCGCATGGTCCGGCAGATGCACGGGCTGCGCACCCTCAACATCGGCCAGTGCGTCCGGATCACTGACAAGGGCCTGGAGCTGATTGCCGAGCATCTCAGCCAGCTCACTGGCATCGACCTCTATGGCTGCACTCGAATCACCAAACGGGGACTAGAGCGAATTACTCAGCTGCCCTGCCTCAAGGTGCTCAACCTGGGACTCTGGCAGATGACTGAGAGTGAGAAGGTCAGGTGA